From the genome of Pelomonas sp. SE-A7, one region includes:
- the lptG gene encoding LPS export ABC transporter permease LptG, whose translation MRTVRRLLYRDIVGSVLFVALAFLSLFYFIDFVEELDRMSRAGAGAGRAALLALLELPGHFYELFPIAVLIGSIYALARMAQSSEFTILRTGGLGPGRALMLLATLGLGFAALTFFVGDYAAPWFERQAELTRAKASGGIAPSRAGAWLKDREGNGEHSYSVHVRQASANGELRQVRIFEFDASGGLLSRLAATTATVDGKGLWQLRDVQRTRWSKDAVQEDRLRELTWQSTLNSGVVAAAVLPPNTMTTTELYRYTQHLSAQEQSAQAYQIQFWQRAFKPLACLVMVALALPFAYLHARGGGISFKVFGGIMLGISFSLLNSLAGHLGLLQDLTPWAVAGAPSLLYLLMSLAAFGWLVRYR comes from the coding sequence ATGAGGACCGTCCGTCGCCTGCTCTACCGCGACATCGTCGGCTCGGTGCTGTTTGTCGCCCTCGCCTTCCTGTCACTGTTCTATTTCATCGACTTCGTCGAGGAGCTCGACCGCATGAGCCGGGCCGGCGCCGGTGCCGGCCGCGCGGCGCTGCTGGCCCTGCTGGAACTGCCGGGCCATTTCTACGAGCTGTTCCCCATCGCGGTCCTGATCGGCAGCATCTACGCGCTGGCTCGCATGGCCCAGTCCAGCGAATTCACCATCCTGCGCACCGGTGGCCTCGGCCCCGGTCGCGCGCTGATGCTGCTGGCCACGCTGGGTCTGGGTTTTGCCGCCCTGACCTTCTTCGTCGGCGACTATGCCGCGCCCTGGTTCGAGCGCCAGGCCGAGCTGACCCGGGCCAAGGCCAGCGGCGGCATCGCGCCCAGCCGGGCCGGCGCGTGGCTGAAGGACCGCGAGGGCAATGGCGAGCACAGCTACTCGGTCCATGTGCGCCAGGCCAGCGCCAACGGTGAACTGCGCCAGGTTCGCATCTTCGAGTTCGACGCCAGCGGCGGCCTGCTCAGCCGCCTGGCCGCGACCACCGCCACTGTGGATGGCAAGGGTCTCTGGCAGCTGCGCGACGTGCAGCGAACCCGCTGGAGCAAGGATGCGGTGCAGGAGGATCGCCTGCGTGAGCTGACATGGCAGAGCACGCTGAATTCCGGCGTGGTCGCCGCGGCCGTGCTGCCACCCAACACAATGACGACGACCGAGCTGTACCGCTACACCCAGCACCTGTCCGCCCAGGAGCAGTCGGCCCAGGCCTACCAGATCCAGTTCTGGCAGCGCGCCTTCAAGCCGCTGGCCTGCCTGGTGATGGTGGCCCTGGCCCTGCCCTTCGCCTATCTGCATGCGCGTGGCGGTGGCATCAGCTTCAAGGTCTTCGGCGGCATCATGCTGGGCATCAGCTTCTCGCTCTTGAACAGCCTGGCCGGTCACCTGGGCCTCTTGCAAGACCTGACCCCCTGGGCCGTGGCCGGTGCGCCCAGCCTGCTGTATCTGCTGATGTCGCTGGCGGCCTTCGGCTGGCTGGTGCGCTACCGATGA
- a CDS encoding CbiX/SirB N-terminal domain-containing protein → MSAGLLLFAHGARDPAWAGPFQAVVASLAAQQPGLVTRLAFLEFMSPGLEEAARQLVAAGCSRIDVVPLFLGSSGHVRREVPPLVEALRQQHGPAVRWRLHEAIGEHPLVVAAMATATLDWLKN, encoded by the coding sequence ATGAGTGCCGGCCTGCTGCTGTTCGCCCACGGCGCGCGGGACCCGGCCTGGGCCGGCCCGTTCCAGGCCGTCGTTGCCTCGCTGGCGGCGCAGCAGCCTGGCCTGGTGACGCGGCTGGCTTTTCTCGAATTCATGTCGCCCGGCCTGGAGGAAGCGGCCCGCCAGCTGGTGGCGGCCGGCTGCTCCCGCATAGACGTGGTGCCCCTCTTCCTGGGCTCCAGCGGCCATGTGCGCCGCGAGGTGCCGCCGCTGGTCGAGGCGCTGCGCCAGCAGCATGGCCCTGCCGTGCGGTGGCGGTTGCACGAGGCGATAGGCGAGCACCCGCTGGTCGTAGCGGCGATGGCCACGGCCACGCTGGACTGGCTAAAAAACTGA
- the lptF gene encoding LPS export ABC transporter permease LptF, producing the protein MLFDSTLRKELARSFGVTLVVILTIVLTIMLIRTIGQAAVGTVAPQDVLLMMGYLALGHLPTMLTLSLFVAIVATLGRMYRESEMTIWFASGIGLVRFVKPVLRLAIPVILAVIVLELVVWPWGNRNSAQLKERYERRSDLSRVAPGKFQSSRDGSKVFFIERGGDDQQTGRNVFILAEQSSRESVTTSHQGHIEVADEDRYLVLDKGQRNEINRDNGEKTLARFDQYRVLTDRKVVRPTDQLPPKARGTLELLAEPTPKNRGELTWRLGLILGCVNMTLLGIGMSATNPRRPSNWSMLFALLSFVVYFNLINLSQSWVGSGKASMGGALLGVHGGALLLALSLIWLREQGNRLGMVRRAKGATA; encoded by the coding sequence ATGTTATTCGATTCCACTCTGCGCAAAGAGCTGGCCCGCAGCTTCGGCGTGACCCTCGTCGTGATCCTCACCATCGTCCTGACCATCATGCTGATACGCACGATAGGCCAGGCGGCCGTGGGCACCGTGGCGCCGCAGGACGTGCTGCTGATGATGGGCTACCTCGCGCTCGGCCACTTGCCGACCATGCTGACGCTGTCGCTGTTCGTGGCCATCGTGGCCACGCTGGGGCGCATGTACCGCGAGTCCGAAATGACGATCTGGTTCGCCAGCGGCATTGGCCTGGTGCGCTTCGTCAAGCCGGTGCTGCGCCTGGCCATCCCGGTGATCCTGGCGGTGATCGTGCTGGAGCTGGTCGTCTGGCCCTGGGGCAACCGCAACAGCGCCCAGCTGAAGGAACGCTATGAGCGCCGCTCCGACCTGTCGCGCGTAGCACCGGGCAAGTTCCAGAGCTCGCGTGACGGCTCCAAGGTCTTCTTCATCGAGCGCGGCGGCGACGACCAGCAGACCGGCCGCAACGTCTTCATCCTGGCCGAGCAGTCCAGCCGTGAATCGGTGACCACCTCCCACCAGGGACACATCGAAGTCGCTGACGAAGACCGCTATCTGGTGCTGGACAAGGGCCAGCGCAACGAGATCAACCGCGACAACGGCGAGAAGACCCTGGCCCGTTTCGACCAGTACCGCGTGCTGACCGACCGCAAGGTCGTGCGGCCCACCGACCAACTGCCGCCCAAGGCGCGCGGCACGCTGGAACTGCTGGCCGAGCCGACCCCCAAGAACCGCGGCGAGCTGACCTGGCGCCTGGGCCTGATCCTGGGCTGCGTCAACATGACGCTGCTGGGTATTGGCATGTCGGCCACCAACCCCAGGCGTCCCAGCAACTGGAGCATGCTGTTCGCGCTCTTGAGCTTCGTCGTCTACTTCAACCTGATCAATCTGAGCCAGTCCTGGGTCGGCAGCGGCAAGGCCAGCATGGGCGGTGCCCTGCTGGGCGTGCATGGCGGCGCCCTGCTGCTGGCGCTGAGCCTGATCTGGCTGCGTGAGCAGGGCAACCGCCTGGGCATGGTCCGCCGTGCCAAGGGGGCCACGGCATGA
- a CDS encoding CysB family HTH-type transcriptional regulator — MNLHQFRFVQEAARRNLNLTETAKALFTSQPGVSKAILELEEELGIDIFSRHGKRLRRITEPGLQVLKSVEIIMREVNNLKRIGEEYSKQDTGTLSIATTHTQARYVLPGPVAQLRRQLPLVKVSLHQGTPDQVARMLLDDSADVGLATESLAQVDELVTLPCYEWQHVLVLPAGHPLAQESHVSLEQLAAEPLVTYHPTFTGRTRIDKAFAARGLHPQIVLEAIDSDVIKTYVRLGMGVGIVAEMAVREDPPGGDLVSRPLGHLFGQNVTRIAFKRGAYLRNYVYAFAELLSDRLNRPLLERAMSGEASDYGL, encoded by the coding sequence ATGAACCTGCACCAGTTCCGTTTCGTCCAGGAGGCGGCGCGCCGCAACCTCAACCTGACCGAGACGGCCAAGGCCCTGTTCACCTCGCAGCCGGGCGTCTCCAAGGCCATCCTCGAACTCGAGGAAGAGCTGGGCATCGATATCTTCTCGCGCCACGGCAAGCGGCTGCGCCGCATCACCGAGCCGGGCCTGCAGGTGCTGAAGTCGGTCGAGATCATCATGCGCGAGGTCAACAATCTGAAGCGCATCGGCGAGGAATATTCCAAGCAGGACACCGGCACGCTGTCCATCGCCACCACCCATACCCAGGCCCGCTACGTGCTGCCCGGTCCGGTGGCCCAGCTGCGTCGCCAGCTGCCCCTGGTCAAGGTCAGCCTGCACCAGGGCACGCCCGACCAGGTCGCCCGCATGCTGCTCGACGACAGCGCCGACGTGGGCCTGGCCACCGAGTCGCTGGCCCAGGTCGACGAGCTGGTCACCCTGCCCTGCTACGAATGGCAGCATGTGCTGGTGCTGCCGGCCGGCCATCCGCTGGCCCAGGAGAGCCATGTCTCGCTGGAACAGCTGGCGGCCGAACCGCTGGTGACCTACCACCCGACCTTCACCGGCCGCACCCGCATCGACAAGGCCTTTGCCGCGCGCGGCCTGCATCCGCAGATCGTGCTGGAGGCCATCGACTCGGACGTGATCAAGACCTATGTCCGCCTCGGCATGGGCGTGGGCATAGTCGCCGAGATGGCGGTGCGCGAAGACCCGCCGGGCGGCGACCTGGTGTCGCGGCCGCTGGGTCATTTGTTCGGCCAGAACGTGACCCGCATCGCCTTCAAGCGCGGCGCGTACCTTAGAAATTATGTTTATGCTTTCGCCGAACTGCTGTCCGACCGTTTGAACCGCCCGCTGCTGGAGCGTGCGATGAGCGGCGAGGCCAGCGACTACGGACTCTGA